One stretch of Siphonobacter curvatus DNA includes these proteins:
- the hemL gene encoding glutamate-1-semialdehyde 2,1-aminomutase, translating into MTTSEQLFQRAKEVIPGGVNSPVRAFRAVGGNPLFIKAAQGPYLIDEDNNQYIELINSWGPMILGHANEMIQKAVSDAVQHSFSFGAPTRREVEMAELIISMVSSIEKVRMVNSGTEATMSAIRVARGFTGREKMIKFEGCYHGHGDSFLIAAGSGAVTMGVPDSPGVTKGVANDTLTAPFNDLYSVETLVEANKGQIAAIILEPVVGNMGLVLPEPGFLEGLRELCDKEGILLIFDEVMTGFRLSASGFQGITSVQPDLTTLGKIIGGGMPVGAYGGRKEIMDFVSPAGPVYQAGTLSGNPIAMAAGKAMLTYLNENPEVYTELDRIGAKLENGLRAGNQKAGKNFTINRIGSMYTLFFNEQPVTDFASAKASDLSMFGAYFQAMLKRGVYLAPSQFESLFISTALTDDLVDQIIAAHEVSLLEVLGGA; encoded by the coding sequence ATGACAACATCTGAACAACTTTTTCAACGAGCCAAAGAGGTCATTCCTGGCGGCGTCAATTCGCCGGTACGGGCGTTTCGGGCCGTGGGTGGCAATCCCCTATTTATCAAAGCAGCTCAAGGGCCTTATTTGATTGATGAAGATAACAACCAATACATCGAACTGATCAACTCCTGGGGGCCGATGATTCTGGGACACGCCAATGAAATGATCCAGAAAGCCGTTTCGGATGCGGTTCAGCATTCGTTTTCCTTCGGGGCTCCTACTCGTCGGGAAGTAGAAATGGCGGAACTCATTATTTCAATGGTATCCTCCATCGAGAAAGTTCGGATGGTAAATTCCGGTACCGAGGCTACGATGTCGGCCATACGCGTAGCTCGTGGCTTCACAGGTCGTGAAAAAATGATCAAGTTCGAAGGTTGTTACCACGGTCACGGTGACAGCTTCCTGATTGCCGCTGGTAGTGGAGCCGTAACGATGGGCGTTCCTGACAGTCCGGGCGTAACCAAAGGCGTCGCTAACGATACGCTGACGGCTCCCTTCAATGATCTGTATTCGGTAGAAACGCTGGTAGAAGCCAACAAAGGCCAAATTGCCGCTATTATCCTGGAACCCGTGGTAGGAAACATGGGTCTAGTATTGCCCGAGCCCGGTTTTCTCGAAGGTTTACGGGAACTGTGCGACAAAGAAGGAATTCTGCTGATCTTTGACGAAGTAATGACGGGCTTTCGTTTGTCTGCTTCCGGTTTTCAGGGCATCACATCCGTACAGCCCGATTTAACTACGCTGGGTAAAATCATTGGCGGCGGTATGCCCGTAGGTGCTTACGGGGGCCGCAAGGAAATCATGGATTTTGTCTCTCCGGCGGGTCCGGTCTATCAGGCAGGTACGCTTTCGGGAAATCCCATTGCAATGGCCGCTGGAAAGGCCATGCTGACCTATCTTAACGAAAATCCGGAAGTTTATACAGAACTGGATCGCATCGGAGCCAAGCTGGAAAACGGTCTGCGGGCGGGTAACCAGAAAGCCGGTAAGAACTTCACCATCAACCGCATTGGTTCGATGTATACGCTTTTCTTTAACGAACAGCCCGTTACGGATTTTGCCTCGGCTAAGGCTTCTGATCTCAGTATGTTCGGAGCCTATTTCCAGGCGATGCTGAAACGCGGTGTGTACCTGGCTCCTTCACAGTTTGAAAGTCTCTTCATTTCAACGGCCCTGACGGATGACCTCGTCGATCAGATCATCGCCGCTCACGAAGTAAGCTTGCTGGAGGTACTGGGTGGAGCGTAG
- a CDS encoding glycosyltransferase, with protein sequence MRRFSIIIPVYNRPDELAELLACLARQTVRNFEVVVVEDGSGIRSEHVARSFETALDIRYYEKPNSGQGFARNYGMERAAGDWFIILDSDALVEPQYLEIVNREIDRQQLDLYGGPDRDHPSFTPVQKAISYSMTSLFTTGGIRGKAKNAGGTFHPRSFNMGLSRQVWEQTGGFRITRMGEDIIFSIQALKLGFRSALIPEAFIYHKRRTDFGAFFRQLRFFGRARINITRFFPDTLKLVHFFPAAFTVWLFSFPLQLLIFKPLFQLSVLALLAYCLMIFFDSWKQNQSITVASLSVQAVFVQMVGYGLGFLSEGWKYLREPKGTVQTGERVEYPS encoded by the coding sequence ATGCGTCGCTTTTCCATCATTATTCCCGTGTATAACCGTCCAGACGAATTAGCGGAATTGCTGGCGTGCCTGGCCCGACAAACGGTTCGGAATTTTGAAGTCGTCGTGGTGGAAGATGGATCAGGCATACGGTCGGAACACGTCGCTCGGTCGTTTGAAACCGCTCTGGACATTCGTTATTACGAAAAGCCCAACAGCGGACAGGGTTTTGCCCGTAACTACGGCATGGAACGGGCGGCTGGCGACTGGTTTATTATTCTGGATTCGGATGCTCTGGTGGAGCCGCAGTACCTGGAAATCGTCAACCGGGAAATCGATCGTCAGCAACTCGATCTATACGGTGGCCCTGACCGCGATCATCCCAGCTTTACGCCCGTACAAAAGGCCATCAGTTATTCGATGACTTCCCTCTTTACTACGGGGGGCATTCGGGGTAAAGCCAAGAATGCGGGCGGTACCTTTCACCCCCGGAGTTTCAATATGGGACTGAGTCGGCAGGTCTGGGAACAAACGGGTGGTTTCCGGATTACTCGAATGGGTGAAGATATTATTTTCAGTATTCAGGCCCTTAAGCTGGGCTTTCGCAGTGCTTTGATTCCCGAAGCTTTTATCTACCACAAACGCCGGACCGACTTTGGGGCTTTTTTTCGACAGCTTCGTTTTTTCGGACGAGCCCGCATCAACATTACTCGTTTTTTCCCGGATACGCTGAAACTGGTGCATTTTTTCCCGGCCGCGTTCACCGTATGGTTGTTCAGTTTCCCGCTTCAACTGCTCATTTTTAAACCCTTATTTCAGCTTTCGGTACTAGCTCTGCTGGCCTACTGTCTGATGATTTTCTTTGATTCCTGGAAACAGAATCAGAGCATTACCGTCGCCAGTCTCAGTGTGCAGGCCGTTTTCGTGCAAATGGTGGGCTATGGCCTAGGCTTTTTAAGTGAAGGTTGGAAGTACCTGCGGGAACCAAAAGGCACGGTACAAACCGGCGAACGCGTGGAATATCCCTCTTAA
- a CDS encoding C40 family peptidase, whose protein sequence is MRFWTFPLLCTLSILLSSCELFRTTTRSKPVSRQTSYRAPASRSTTASRPSYGGSSVSRSYAGASAAASPATPGKYALTKKAEYNPKAVRYDKQLVNDVINTAKSYGGTNYRTGGGTSVGLDCSGLVQVSFKQIGLKLPRTAAEQANVGQSISVSDLRPGDLVFFNTEYKGFGANRINHTGIVTHINGSEGVMFIHASSSRGVIEDNLYNDYWQRGFIKATRLLD, encoded by the coding sequence ATGCGTTTTTGGACTTTTCCGCTCCTTTGTACGCTAAGTATTTTACTTAGTTCCTGTGAATTATTTCGTACGACGACTCGTAGTAAACCCGTCAGTCGCCAAACTTCGTACCGTGCACCTGCTAGCCGTTCGACTACGGCCTCGCGTCCTTCTTATGGTGGATCATCCGTCTCTCGATCGTATGCGGGGGCTTCGGCGGCTGCTTCCCCAGCTACACCGGGCAAATATGCTTTGACTAAAAAAGCAGAGTATAATCCCAAGGCGGTTCGGTACGACAAACAGTTGGTCAATGATGTGATCAATACGGCCAAGAGTTATGGCGGGACCAATTACCGGACGGGTGGGGGTACCAGTGTAGGGCTCGATTGTTCAGGATTGGTACAGGTAAGCTTTAAGCAGATCGGACTGAAACTGCCGCGTACAGCCGCTGAACAGGCCAATGTGGGACAATCGATCTCAGTGAGTGACTTACGGCCCGGCGACCTGGTCTTCTTCAACACGGAATACAAAGGTTTCGGTGCAAACCGAATCAATCATACGGGCATTGTCACCCATATCAATGGCTCCGAGGGTGTCATGTTTATCCACGCGTCCAGTAGTCGGGGCGTCATCGAAGACAACCTGTATAACGACTACTGGCAACGCGGATTCATTAAAGCTACGCGACTGCTGGATTAG
- a CDS encoding ABC transporter substrate-binding protein, with protein sequence MIRLTFIFFSILFSLNVLAQTAPADYQQAYQKGERALRDKKYDLAREYFAPLTSARYQNELVPYSHYFMALACLKSDRLAESRTYLRQLESRYPNWLKIADARYLYANVLLEEDQFTAGVDALKRLPEARMKQDIESLEAYYLAQCTNLSTLRQLHTKYPNDAIIAENLVALIQRNSTNKADLDLAARLTTRFSLKPRTAPTGPNIPVVTAPKGKKSAYTIAVLFPFRMNELNSANNQFVVDLYEGIRLAVKKLQSEGITVNVLAYEVDNTAESMQKVFGDPQFQQSDVLIGPLYPVTYELATTWAAERNIPIVNPISTNSSLLVNQTYLVQPSVESQARLLFQFSQRFTPKSTYIAYGNTRQDSLLAATYAQVAKTNGVQVLGMKRGRSESLAVELKGKKPGHILAAFTGSGEGPGVISWNRSTNLGVPLLVPYEAFNTNTSPASTFSGSNVYFFDSMFSSDTDPAVLDFRQKYMTQINTLPSSYAYLGYDTMLFFGRMLGKYGSDFTKGLKSQPYKDGYTLGGFDYRQSTDNQNFNVLKFSNYQFIQVK encoded by the coding sequence ATGATTCGACTTACCTTCATCTTTTTCAGTATCCTTTTTTCGCTGAATGTTCTGGCCCAAACCGCTCCTGCGGACTACCAGCAGGCGTACCAGAAGGGCGAACGGGCTCTTCGCGATAAAAAATACGATTTGGCCCGCGAGTACTTTGCTCCGCTCACCTCGGCCCGTTACCAGAACGAACTGGTACCCTACAGTCACTACTTCATGGCTCTGGCTTGCCTGAAAAGCGATCGGCTGGCGGAAAGTCGTACGTACTTACGCCAGTTGGAAAGCCGTTACCCCAACTGGCTAAAAATCGCTGATGCCCGCTACCTGTACGCCAATGTGTTGCTGGAAGAAGATCAGTTTACGGCCGGTGTGGATGCCCTTAAACGACTGCCGGAAGCACGCATGAAGCAGGACATTGAATCGCTGGAAGCGTATTATCTGGCTCAGTGCACGAACCTTTCCACGCTGCGTCAGCTCCATACCAAGTATCCGAATGATGCCATTATTGCCGAAAATCTGGTCGCTCTGATTCAGCGGAACTCAACGAATAAGGCCGATCTGGATTTAGCCGCCCGACTTACTACTCGGTTTTCCCTGAAACCCCGCACGGCTCCGACGGGTCCGAATATTCCGGTAGTGACTGCTCCGAAAGGCAAGAAAAGTGCTTATACCATTGCTGTCCTTTTCCCGTTCCGAATGAATGAGCTGAACTCGGCAAACAATCAATTCGTAGTAGATCTGTACGAAGGCATCCGACTGGCCGTCAAAAAACTACAAAGTGAAGGGATCACGGTCAATGTCCTGGCCTATGAAGTGGATAACACGGCTGAAAGTATGCAGAAAGTATTCGGAGATCCTCAGTTTCAGCAGTCGGATGTACTCATTGGACCGCTGTATCCGGTTACGTACGAATTAGCGACGACCTGGGCTGCCGAACGTAACATTCCCATCGTCAATCCCATCTCGACGAATAGTTCTTTACTGGTAAACCAGACGTATCTGGTACAACCCTCCGTTGAATCACAGGCTCGTTTGCTCTTCCAGTTTTCGCAACGCTTTACACCCAAATCTACGTACATCGCCTATGGAAATACGCGTCAGGATTCACTACTCGCCGCCACATACGCTCAAGTAGCAAAAACCAATGGGGTTCAGGTACTGGGCATGAAACGCGGTCGCAGCGAAAGCCTCGCTGTCGAACTGAAAGGAAAAAAGCCGGGTCACATTCTGGCTGCTTTTACGGGTAGCGGCGAAGGCCCCGGCGTGATTTCCTGGAATCGGAGTACAAACTTGGGTGTTCCTCTGCTAGTGCCTTACGAAGCCTTCAATACCAACACGTCTCCGGCGTCCACGTTTTCGGGTTCGAATGTATATTTCTTCGATTCCATGTTTAGTAGTGACACGGATCCGGCGGTACTGGATTTCCGGCAGAAGTACATGACTCAAATCAACACGCTACCGTCCAGTTACGCCTACCTCGGGTACGATACGATGCTCTTTTTCGGTCGTATGCTGGGTAAGTACGGTAGCGATTTTACCAAAGGCCTGAAAAGTCAGCCCTACAAGGATGGCTATACGCTGGGTGGATTCGACTATCGGCAATCCACCGACAATCAGAATTTCAACGTTCTAAAATTCAGTAACTATCAATTTATTCAGGTTAAATAA
- a CDS encoding heavy-metal-associated domain-containing protein, translating to METIQFKTNINCSNCVAKVSPFLNQEDSIDNWKVDTNNPDKILTVEGEELDAEAVIQTVEKAGFKAELQ from the coding sequence ATGGAAACGATTCAATTCAAAACCAATATCAACTGCAGCAATTGCGTAGCCAAAGTTTCTCCGTTTCTGAATCAGGAAGATTCGATTGACAACTGGAAAGTGGACACCAATAATCCGGATAAAATTCTGACGGTAGAAGGAGAAGAGCTGGATGCGGAAGCCGTCATCCAAACCGTCGAAAAAGCTGGTTTCAAGGCGGAATTGCAATAA
- a CDS encoding CTP synthase: MSTVKPTKYIFVTGGVASSLGKGIVASSLAKLLQARGLSVTIQKIDPYINVDPGTLNPYEHGECYVTDDGAETDLDLGHYERFLNVPTSQDNNVTTGRIYYNVIMAEREGKYLGKTVQVVPHITDEIKRCITALGTTGNFDIVITEIGGCVGDIESLPIIEAARQLKYELGENNTLFIHLTLVPYLSSAGELKTKPTQHSVRTLSESGIQADILVCRTEHPIPQDMRRKIALFCNVQPNDVIESIDAETIYDVPLLMKKEKLDQRALYKLNLYNDQEPDLDSWKDFLGKYKNPTDQITVGLVGKYVELKDAYKSIAEAFIHAGAENECRVKVEWISSETLEQEEVIEQLLSLDGILVAPGFGERGLEGKIRAVQLARENKIPFFGICLGMQMAVIEYARNVAGIAGASSSELEPSTPNPVIDLMQEQKAIKAKGGTMRLGAWPCDLQKDSLAHQIYGKKKISERHRHRYEFNNAYLKQLNSAGLVTSGINPESKLVEIIELKPEVHPFFIGVQFHPEYKSTVLSPAPLFVHFVKAALTYSLAKRESVTVGV; encoded by the coding sequence ATGTCCACGGTCAAACCGACGAAATATATCTTTGTTACGGGCGGGGTTGCATCTTCACTCGGCAAAGGCATTGTCGCCTCCTCGTTAGCTAAACTTCTGCAAGCCAGGGGTCTTTCAGTCACTATTCAGAAAATCGATCCTTACATCAACGTCGATCCCGGTACGCTCAATCCGTATGAGCACGGGGAATGCTACGTTACGGATGATGGAGCCGAAACGGACCTGGATTTAGGTCACTACGAACGCTTTCTGAACGTCCCCACGTCACAGGATAACAACGTAACGACGGGTCGTATCTACTACAACGTCATCATGGCCGAACGCGAGGGCAAGTACCTCGGTAAAACGGTACAGGTGGTGCCTCACATTACTGACGAAATCAAACGCTGCATTACGGCGTTGGGTACGACGGGTAATTTTGACATTGTCATTACTGAGATTGGCGGTTGCGTGGGTGATATTGAGTCCTTACCCATCATTGAAGCTGCCCGTCAGCTGAAGTATGAACTGGGTGAGAACAATACGCTCTTCATTCACCTGACCCTGGTTCCGTACCTGAGTTCGGCGGGTGAATTGAAAACCAAACCGACGCAACACTCGGTTCGTACGCTTTCGGAATCCGGTATTCAGGCCGACATTCTGGTTTGCCGCACCGAGCACCCGATTCCGCAGGATATGCGTCGCAAGATTGCTCTCTTCTGCAACGTACAGCCTAATGACGTAATCGAGTCCATCGACGCCGAGACCATCTACGATGTGCCGCTGTTGATGAAAAAAGAAAAGCTCGATCAGCGGGCTCTGTACAAACTCAATCTGTACAACGATCAGGAACCCGATCTGGATTCCTGGAAAGACTTCCTCGGCAAGTACAAAAACCCAACGGACCAGATTACGGTAGGTCTAGTCGGTAAGTACGTCGAATTGAAAGACGCCTACAAATCCATTGCGGAAGCTTTCATCCACGCCGGTGCTGAAAATGAGTGCCGGGTTAAGGTAGAATGGATTTCTTCGGAAACACTGGAACAGGAAGAAGTCATTGAGCAATTGCTCAGTCTGGACGGTATTCTGGTAGCTCCGGGTTTTGGTGAGCGGGGTCTGGAAGGAAAAATCCGGGCCGTACAACTCGCCCGTGAGAACAAGATTCCGTTCTTCGGTATTTGCTTAGGTATGCAGATGGCCGTCATCGAGTACGCTCGCAACGTAGCGGGTATTGCCGGTGCTTCGTCTTCCGAGCTGGAACCTTCCACCCCTAATCCGGTCATTGACCTGATGCAGGAGCAGAAAGCCATCAAAGCCAAAGGCGGTACCATGCGACTGGGAGCCTGGCCTTGTGATCTGCAAAAAGATTCACTCGCCCATCAGATTTACGGCAAGAAGAAAATCTCCGAGCGTCACCGTCACCGGTACGAATTCAACAATGCGTATCTGAAGCAATTGAACTCTGCTGGTCTGGTTACCTCAGGTATCAATCCGGAAAGCAAACTGGTCGAAATCATTGAGCTGAAACCTGAAGTTCACCCCTTCTTTATCGGTGTACAGTTCCACCCCGAGTATAAAAGTACGGTGTTGAGTCCGGCTCCGCTGTTCGTACATTTCGTGAAAGCAGCCCTTACTTACTCCCTCGCGAAACGGGAATCGGTAACGGTGGGCGTCTAA
- a CDS encoding heavy metal translocating P-type ATPase, whose translation METLETPTESLRIPVTGMSCAACAQSVETILTKQPGVENTTVNFADESARIVFNPQQTSLEKLQKAVQGIGYGLIIDAENAQEKQAEYKENRLKILQSNLIWSALLTIPVVGLGMVWMDWPPANYLMWGLSTPVLFWFGRKFFVNAVKQARFGQTSMDTLVAMSTGIAYAFSVFNTLYPEFWHQRGLHPHVYFEAAAVVVTFILLGKWLEERAKSNTSSAIKKLMGLQPQTVIRIENGEEVQVPLAEVGVGDRLLVRPGDKIPVDGQVKSGHSYVDESMISGEPIPVEKTKGTKVFAGTVNQQGSFHFIAQKVGSDTLLAQIIRQVQEAQGSKAPIQRLVDKIAGIFVPVVLGIAVLTFLVWWLIGGENALTYALLNAVTVLVIACPCALGLATPTAIMVGVGKGAENGILIKDAESLERAYRMDTLILDKTGTITEGKPSVTDSQWNDEAWKPVLLGLESQSTHPLAQAIVQALKAEKVKPAAVPALENVPGKGIRGQVEGVVFRAGSPRWMEEEGVVLDHWPVEQWQNQARTVIVLAREQEVLAVLAINDPIKAHSKEAITQLRKQGVQVLMLTGDNAQTAAQVASEVGVTEFRAEVLPGDKAEVVKAYQSQGKVVAMVGDGINDSQALAQADVSIAMGHGSDVAMDVAKMTLISGDLLQLPKALRISRLTVHAIRQNLFWAFIYNIIGIPIAAGVLYPLNGFLLNPMIAGAAMALSSVSVVMNSLRLKYRRV comes from the coding sequence ATGGAAACGCTTGAAACACCCACCGAATCTTTACGTATACCCGTCACGGGCATGAGCTGTGCGGCCTGTGCCCAAAGCGTGGAAACCATACTGACGAAACAGCCCGGCGTAGAAAACACGACGGTCAACTTCGCCGATGAATCCGCCCGTATTGTTTTTAACCCCCAGCAAACGTCCCTGGAAAAGCTACAAAAGGCCGTACAGGGCATCGGCTATGGGCTGATCATTGATGCGGAGAATGCCCAGGAAAAGCAAGCCGAATACAAAGAAAATCGCCTCAAAATATTACAGTCTAACCTGATCTGGTCGGCCCTACTGACGATTCCGGTGGTAGGACTGGGAATGGTTTGGATGGACTGGCCGCCCGCCAATTACCTCATGTGGGGACTAAGTACACCGGTACTTTTCTGGTTTGGGCGGAAGTTTTTTGTCAATGCCGTTAAGCAGGCCCGCTTTGGGCAAACTTCCATGGATACGCTGGTAGCGATGAGTACGGGTATCGCCTATGCGTTCAGCGTATTCAACACGTTATATCCGGAATTCTGGCATCAGCGGGGATTGCATCCACACGTGTATTTTGAAGCAGCGGCGGTAGTAGTGACGTTTATTCTGCTGGGCAAATGGCTGGAAGAACGGGCTAAGTCCAATACGTCTTCGGCCATCAAAAAGTTAATGGGGCTACAACCGCAGACGGTCATACGAATTGAAAACGGCGAGGAAGTGCAGGTGCCACTCGCCGAAGTAGGCGTGGGCGATCGTCTGCTGGTACGGCCCGGTGATAAAATACCCGTGGATGGGCAGGTCAAATCAGGCCATTCGTACGTCGATGAGAGTATGATTTCGGGAGAACCCATTCCCGTTGAAAAAACGAAGGGGACCAAGGTATTTGCCGGAACCGTCAATCAGCAGGGGAGTTTTCATTTCATTGCTCAGAAAGTGGGCAGCGATACCTTACTGGCTCAGATCATCCGGCAGGTACAGGAAGCTCAGGGGAGTAAAGCTCCCATTCAGCGGCTGGTTGATAAAATTGCGGGCATTTTCGTTCCAGTAGTCTTAGGAATTGCCGTACTGACGTTTCTGGTATGGTGGCTGATAGGGGGTGAAAACGCCCTTACGTACGCCCTGCTGAATGCGGTTACGGTACTGGTCATTGCCTGCCCCTGTGCTCTGGGACTGGCCACGCCCACGGCGATTATGGTTGGGGTAGGAAAGGGAGCCGAAAACGGAATTCTAATCAAAGATGCCGAAAGCCTGGAGCGAGCCTACCGCATGGATACCCTCATTCTGGATAAAACCGGAACGATCACTGAAGGCAAGCCCAGCGTAACGGATAGCCAATGGAACGACGAAGCCTGGAAACCTGTCTTGCTAGGCCTGGAAAGTCAATCGACGCATCCACTGGCTCAGGCTATTGTACAAGCTCTGAAAGCAGAGAAAGTAAAACCAGCCGCAGTGCCGGCTTTGGAAAATGTACCCGGGAAGGGCATCCGCGGTCAGGTAGAAGGCGTAGTGTTTCGGGCGGGAAGTCCCCGCTGGATGGAAGAAGAAGGTGTAGTACTAGACCATTGGCCCGTAGAGCAGTGGCAAAATCAGGCTCGTACGGTAATTGTATTGGCCCGGGAGCAGGAAGTGCTGGCCGTACTGGCGATCAACGACCCTATCAAAGCCCATTCAAAAGAAGCCATTACGCAGTTGCGAAAACAAGGCGTGCAGGTACTCATGCTGACGGGTGATAATGCCCAGACGGCCGCTCAGGTGGCGTCAGAAGTGGGGGTGACCGAATTCCGGGCGGAAGTGCTACCGGGTGATAAGGCCGAGGTGGTGAAAGCATACCAGAGCCAGGGAAAGGTAGTCGCCATGGTAGGAGACGGCATCAACGACTCGCAGGCGTTGGCTCAGGCCGATGTAAGCATTGCGATGGGGCACGGCTCGGATGTGGCGATGGACGTAGCAAAAATGACGCTGATTTCGGGAGACTTACTGCAATTACCCAAAGCACTACGAATTTCCCGACTGACGGTACACGCCATTCGACAGAACCTGTTCTGGGCATTCATTTATAATATCATCGGTATTCCCATTGCCGCTGGGGTATTGTACCCGTTGAACGGATTTTTACTGAATCCGATGATCGCCGGAGCAGCCATGGCCCTGAGTTCAGTATCCGTTGTAATGAATAGTCTGCGATTGAAGTATCGGAGGGTGTAG
- a CDS encoding GNAT family N-acetyltransferase, translating to MKFDSLSLNVNEDDQQFELQIDQHTALIAYRVLDTHTLALDHTEVPEELEGQGIASALVEKTFQYLDDNQLKLVPNCSFVRTYLERHPDWKRLVA from the coding sequence ATGAAATTTGACTCCCTATCCCTCAACGTAAACGAGGACGATCAGCAATTTGAATTACAAATCGACCAGCATACGGCTTTGATTGCCTATCGCGTACTAGATACTCATACACTGGCTCTCGATCATACGGAAGTTCCCGAAGAACTCGAAGGTCAGGGCATAGCTTCGGCACTGGTCGAAAAAACGTTTCAGTATCTGGACGATAACCAGCTTAAGCTCGTACCTAACTGCTCATTCGTACGGACGTATCTGGAACGGCACCCCGACTGGAAACGACTGGTGGCCTAA
- the yidC gene encoding membrane protein insertase YidC: MDRNTIIGLLLIVGMLLGYQFLMPEEKPQPQKPQQMGVPKKNVSTAATLDTAALGSFSSAAKGTSQEVVLENKDVRVTFSTQGGRIKEVLLKNYKTYDQKPLYLFDEKGSRLGLELPNGSGKVDASQLFFTTTDQSQVVAENGSGTVAFTLQLASGQTIEQRYTLPGKGFTLGYDLNAKNFGGNARLFWSHTIDRTEKDVNKLRNESTINYLTTDESFDHLSQNSSGTEEQTLEEPVKWLSFKQMYFVSGLVGEGTNLSGVKLKSTAFPDNNEENLKTLEAEVQLPAADLAAGKGKFKLYFGPNDYQLTTQVAPDFNENVYLGYAFLKPVNRYVFVPLFNLLGGFISNYGVLIFVLVFIIKLILTPLTYKSYISMAKMRVLQPELAALKEKIGDDDAQKMQQEQMKLYQQVGVNPLSGCVPQLLTLPILMSVFFLFPNLIELRQQPFLWTNDLSSYDDLIKFGFSLPILGNHISLFTVMMTGSSILFAYYNNQTTVSTPGPVDYRTLGYIMPLVFFFIMNSFPAGLAWYYLVSNLITIGQQQLIKRFVDEDKIKAILEENRRKISSGEKKKSKFSEMLEKQLKAAEEAKKQAEAQANKKKK; encoded by the coding sequence ATGGATCGTAATACCATCATTGGGTTGCTATTGATTGTTGGCATGTTGCTTGGGTACCAGTTTCTGATGCCCGAAGAAAAGCCGCAACCCCAGAAACCCCAGCAAATGGGTGTTCCCAAGAAGAATGTTTCTACGGCTGCTACGCTGGACACCGCCGCCTTAGGTAGCTTTTCATCCGCTGCCAAAGGTACTTCTCAGGAAGTAGTTCTTGAGAATAAAGACGTTCGCGTCACGTTCTCTACCCAGGGCGGCCGGATTAAGGAAGTGCTTCTCAAAAACTACAAAACGTACGATCAAAAGCCGCTGTACCTTTTCGACGAGAAGGGTTCCCGTCTCGGACTGGAATTGCCCAACGGTTCCGGTAAAGTAGATGCTAGTCAGTTATTCTTTACTACGACGGATCAAAGCCAGGTAGTAGCAGAAAACGGTTCGGGCACGGTAGCCTTTACCCTCCAACTAGCCAGTGGCCAAACCATCGAGCAACGCTATACGCTTCCCGGCAAAGGTTTTACCCTGGGGTATGATCTGAACGCGAAAAATTTCGGTGGAAACGCCCGCCTGTTCTGGTCACATACTATTGATCGTACGGAGAAAGATGTTAACAAACTGCGGAATGAAAGTACCATCAACTACTTAACCACGGATGAATCCTTCGATCACCTGAGCCAGAATAGTTCCGGTACGGAAGAGCAGACGCTGGAAGAACCCGTCAAATGGCTTTCATTCAAGCAGATGTATTTTGTATCCGGCTTGGTGGGTGAAGGTACTAACCTCTCGGGTGTAAAGCTGAAATCAACGGCCTTCCCCGACAATAACGAGGAAAATCTGAAGACGCTGGAAGCCGAAGTACAATTGCCTGCGGCTGATCTGGCGGCGGGTAAAGGCAAGTTCAAGCTGTACTTTGGCCCCAACGATTACCAGCTCACCACGCAGGTAGCTCCTGACTTTAACGAAAACGTGTACCTGGGCTACGCCTTCCTGAAACCCGTGAACCGATATGTATTCGTTCCGCTGTTCAATTTGCTCGGTGGATTTATTTCCAACTACGGCGTACTGATTTTTGTACTGGTCTTCATTATCAAACTGATTCTGACCCCCCTTACGTACAAGAGTTACATTTCCATGGCGAAGATGCGCGTGTTACAACCGGAGCTTGCGGCCCTGAAGGAAAAAATTGGCGACGACGATGCTCAGAAAATGCAGCAGGAACAGATGAAGCTGTACCAACAGGTGGGAGTCAATCCTTTGTCGGGCTGTGTACCGCAATTGCTGACGCTGCCCATTCTGATGTCGGTCTTCTTCCTCTTCCCGAACCTGATTGAGCTGCGTCAACAGCCCTTCCTGTGGACCAATGACCTTTCCTCGTACGATGATCTGATTAAGTTCGGCTTCTCGTTACCGATTCTGGGTAATCACATCAGCTTGTTTACGGTAATGATGACGGGTTCCAGCATTCTGTTTGCGTACTACAACAACCAAACGACGGTAAGCACGCCGGGTCCGGTAGATTATCGTACGCTGGGTTACATCATGCCGCTTGTGTTCTTCTTCATCATGAACTCCTTCCCGGCGGGTCTGGCCTGGTACTATCTGGTATCCAACCTGATCACAATCGGGCAACAGCAATTGATCAAACGCTTCGTTGACGAAGATAAAATCAAGGCTATTCTGGAGGAAAACCGTCGCAAGATTTCGAGCGGAGAAAAGAAAAAATCGAAATTCTCTGAGATGCTCGAAAAACAGTTGAAAGCAGCGGAAGAAGCGAAAAAACAAGCCGAAGCTCAGGCCAACAAAAAGAAAAAATAG